In one window of Duganella dendranthematis DNA:
- the selB gene encoding selenocysteine-specific translation elongation factor codes for MIVGTAGHIDHGKTTLTRALTGVDTDRLKEEKARGISIELGYAYAPLEGGEILGVIDVPGHEKFIRTMAAGVTGIDAALLVIAADDGIMPQTLEHLAILRLLGVRRGAVALTKIDRADSQRLEQLEAEIHALLAPTDFAGAQIFRTNATLEGDIGVKGLLRHLAQMAATLPASDERRLFRLGVDRVFTLAGQGTIVTGTALAGSVRVGDTLQLAPGGQEARVRSIHAQNRSSDMGRSGQRLALNLGGVSKDEIARGTWVVAPALAACSERIDVQLTLTADCGQTLKPWSPVHVHLGAAHHTANVVLLDDEVLAPGHSGRVQLVLDAPVHAVPGDRFVIRNAQATTTIGGGMVLDPFGPARKRRSATRLAWLDALADYIATGDIAALLARGPLGIRVSTLVRLSQLPAEEISAPPGTQTVSLQGGDQLLIAAGEVQALQARILAALTEFHARAPDDAGPELWRLKRIVSPEMEDRLWSRLVDTLLASGAIKQRGRSLHLPGHSVELSAEEQVLVAPLMASLLAGGFDPPWVRELMREHHLPEAEVRRLLLKLSKTGELSQVVTDLFYHPQRLDELARLVATLPDVQASSFRDATGIGRKRAIQILEFFDRVGYTRRIGNVHLVRPNAVWSYSS; via the coding sequence ATGATCGTCGGCACCGCAGGACACATCGACCACGGCAAAACCACGCTGACGCGCGCCCTCACCGGCGTCGATACCGATCGCCTGAAGGAAGAGAAAGCGCGCGGCATTTCGATTGAACTCGGCTACGCCTACGCGCCACTGGAAGGCGGCGAGATCCTCGGCGTGATCGACGTGCCGGGCCACGAGAAATTCATTCGCACCATGGCGGCCGGCGTGACCGGCATCGACGCCGCGCTGCTGGTGATCGCCGCCGACGACGGCATCATGCCGCAGACGTTGGAGCATCTGGCCATCCTGCGGCTGCTGGGCGTCCGGCGCGGCGCCGTGGCGCTGACCAAGATCGACCGCGCCGACAGCCAGCGGCTGGAGCAGCTGGAAGCGGAAATCCACGCGCTGCTGGCGCCGACCGACTTCGCGGGCGCGCAGATCTTCCGCACCAATGCAACGCTGGAAGGCGATATCGGCGTCAAGGGGCTGTTGCGCCATCTGGCGCAGATGGCGGCGACGCTGCCGGCCAGTGACGAGCGGCGCTTGTTCCGGCTGGGCGTGGACCGGGTGTTCACGCTGGCGGGCCAAGGGACCATCGTCACCGGCACCGCGCTGGCGGGCAGCGTGCGCGTGGGCGACACGCTGCAGCTGGCGCCCGGCGGCCAGGAGGCGCGGGTGCGCAGCATCCATGCGCAGAACCGCTCGTCCGATATGGGCCGCTCCGGACAACGCCTGGCGCTGAATCTGGGCGGCGTAAGCAAGGACGAGATCGCGCGCGGCACCTGGGTAGTGGCGCCGGCGCTTGCCGCCTGCTCCGAGCGGATCGACGTGCAGCTGACGCTGACGGCGGACTGCGGCCAGACGCTCAAGCCATGGTCGCCGGTGCACGTGCATTTGGGTGCTGCCCATCACACCGCCAACGTGGTGCTGCTGGACGACGAGGTGCTGGCGCCCGGCCATAGCGGCCGCGTGCAACTGGTGCTGGACGCGCCGGTGCATGCGGTGCCGGGCGACCGCTTTGTGATCCGCAACGCGCAAGCCACCACCACCATCGGCGGCGGCATGGTGCTCGATCCCTTCGGGCCGGCGCGCAAGCGGCGCAGTGCAACGCGGCTGGCGTGGCTGGATGCGCTGGCCGATTACATCGCCACCGGCGACATCGCTGCGCTGCTGGCGCGCGGGCCGCTGGGAATACGGGTCTCGACGCTGGTGCGGCTGTCGCAACTGCCGGCCGAAGAAATCAGCGCGCCGCCGGGCACCCAAACCGTCAGCCTGCAAGGCGGCGACCAGCTGCTGATCGCCGCGGGCGAGGTGCAGGCGCTGCAAGCGCGCATCCTGGCGGCGCTGACCGAGTTCCACGCGCGCGCGCCGGATGATGCGGGGCCGGAGCTGTGGCGCTTGAAACGCATCGTCTCGCCGGAGATGGAAGACCGTTTGTGGAGCCGCCTGGTCGACACCCTGCTGGCCAGCGGTGCGATCAAGCAGCGCGGCCGCAGCCTGCACCTGCCCGGGCATAGCGTCGAGCTGAGTGCAGAGGAACAGGTTCTGGTAGCGCCGCTGATGGCGTCGCTGCTGGCAGGCGGCTTCGATCCGCCCTGGGTACGCGAGCTGATGCGCGAACACCATCTGCCGGAAGCCGAGGTGCGGCGCCTGCTGCTCAAGCTATCCAAAACGGGTGAATTGAGCCAGGTGGTGACGGATTTGTTCTATCATCCGCAGCGGCTGGACGAGCTGGCGCGGCTGGTGGCCACGCTGCCCGACGTGCAGGCGTCGTCGTTCCGCGATGCGACCGGCATTGGCCGCAAGCGGGCGATTCAGATCTTGGAGTTCTTCGACCGCGTCGGCTATACTCGCCGGATTGGCAACGTCCATCTGGTGCGACCGAACGCCGTGTGGTCGTACAGCAGCTGA
- a CDS encoding alpha/beta hydrolase — protein sequence MTNILDFHVPFDGHVLKADHYVGRDSNRILYLHGAGNSQRHSHRLLRGALQQRGLGSVCFDAIGHGETGGTLAQSSVASRTRQAQAVMAAQAMPEPLVVFGSSMGAYNAIRLTEQHKIDALVLIVPGVYTPSAYDVPFGPDFSTVIRRERSWADSDAWEILSRFEGRLLVIHAEHDATIPLEISERLVAAATRAQSRQLFIVPGAEHNRLWALLAETPADFNAALELVLEVVDGGRQ from the coding sequence ATGACCAACATCCTCGATTTCCACGTGCCGTTCGACGGCCATGTGCTGAAGGCGGACCACTACGTTGGCCGCGACAGCAATCGCATCCTCTACCTGCACGGCGCCGGCAACAGCCAGCGCCACAGTCACCGCCTGCTGCGCGGCGCCTTGCAGCAGCGCGGCCTGGGCAGCGTGTGTTTCGACGCCATCGGCCATGGCGAGACGGGCGGCACGCTGGCGCAGTCGTCGGTGGCCAGCCGCACGCGGCAGGCGCAGGCAGTGATGGCGGCACAGGCAATGCCGGAGCCGCTGGTGGTGTTTGGCAGCAGCATGGGCGCCTACAATGCGATCCGGCTGACCGAGCAGCACAAGATCGATGCGCTGGTACTGATTGTGCCGGGCGTCTACACGCCGTCGGCGTATGACGTGCCGTTCGGCCCTGATTTCTCGACCGTCATCCGGCGCGAACGTAGCTGGGCCGATAGCGATGCGTGGGAGATTCTGTCGCGCTTCGAGGGCCGGCTGCTGGTGATCCACGCCGAGCACGACGCCACCATCCCGCTGGAAATTTCCGAGCGCCTGGTGGCCGCCGCCACGCGCGCCCAATCGCGCCAGCTGTTCATCGTTCCAGGCGCCGAGCACAACCGCCTATGGGCACTGCTGGCCGAAACGCCAGCCGACTTCAACGCGGCATTGGAGTTGGTGCTGGAGGTGGTGGATGGCGGAAGGCAGTAG
- a CDS encoding methyl-accepting chemotaxis protein: protein MKLSEMKVSNRLAIGFGVTLLLLLAVAIASWMSIRQTAQDTDALLDQHLKTERLVSGWKGIVEINVQRALAASKTDDPATQKMFEDGIASTSKIAEGYQRQIVELLSDSQAKSLFDAAQDKRKTYQAIRKQAFAEKAAGNIEHTNQIIEKEFIPAGEVYVASMAALVERQKAVIDEIGKTIHDRSIGSALMIVVLSTISIVAALALGWLISRSLLKQLGGEPGYAAGITDRIAGGDLTVRVQLADGDNSSLLYSIAAMRERLAAIVSEVRGSTDSVATAADEIASGNQDLSSRTEQQAGSLEETASSMEELTATVKQNTEFARQANQLAASASGVAVRGGEVVGGVVTTMEEISASSRQIVDIIGVIDGIAFQTNILALNAAVEAARAGEQGRGFAVVAQEVRTLAQRSASAAKDIKLLINESVEKIANGGMLVDEAGKTMAEIVGSIRNVSEIMEQITAASSEQEAGIEQINQAIMEMDGVTQQNAALVEEAAAAAEALQGQSAHLAELVSVFQVDGGPRTASVSPMAAARTQPAPRRLPALPLRTAAAR, encoded by the coding sequence ATGAAATTATCTGAAATGAAAGTCAGCAACCGCTTGGCCATCGGCTTTGGCGTGACGCTGTTGCTGTTACTCGCTGTCGCCATCGCCAGCTGGATGAGCATCCGTCAAACCGCGCAGGACACCGACGCCCTGCTCGACCAGCATCTGAAGACCGAACGCCTGGTCAGCGGCTGGAAAGGCATTGTTGAAATCAATGTGCAACGCGCATTGGCGGCTTCCAAGACCGACGATCCTGCTACTCAAAAAATGTTTGAGGACGGCATCGCCAGCACCTCGAAAATCGCCGAAGGCTATCAGCGCCAGATCGTCGAGCTGCTGAGCGACAGCCAGGCCAAGTCGCTGTTCGACGCCGCGCAGGACAAACGCAAAACCTACCAGGCCATCCGCAAACAAGCCTTTGCGGAAAAAGCGGCCGGCAATATCGAGCACACCAACCAGATCATCGAGAAAGAGTTCATTCCTGCGGGCGAGGTGTATGTCGCCAGCATGGCTGCACTGGTTGAGCGTCAGAAGGCTGTCATCGACGAGATCGGCAAGACCATCCATGACCGCAGCATCGGTTCGGCGCTGATGATCGTCGTGCTGAGCACGATCTCGATCGTGGCGGCACTGGCGCTGGGCTGGTTGATCAGCCGTTCGCTGCTGAAACAACTGGGTGGCGAACCGGGCTATGCAGCCGGCATCACCGACCGCATCGCCGGCGGCGACTTGACGGTACGGGTACAACTGGCCGACGGCGACAACAGCAGCCTGCTGTACAGCATCGCGGCGATGCGCGAGCGGCTGGCCGCCATTGTCAGCGAAGTGCGCGGCAGCACCGATTCGGTCGCGACCGCCGCCGATGAAATCGCCAGCGGCAACCAGGATCTGTCGTCGCGCACCGAGCAGCAGGCCGGCTCGCTGGAAGAGACGGCTTCGTCGATGGAAGAACTGACTGCCACCGTCAAGCAGAATACCGAGTTTGCGCGCCAGGCCAACCAGCTGGCAGCCAGCGCGTCCGGCGTGGCCGTGCGTGGCGGCGAAGTGGTCGGCGGCGTGGTGACTACGATGGAAGAAATCAGCGCTTCGTCGCGCCAGATCGTCGACATCATCGGCGTCATTGACGGCATTGCCTTCCAGACCAATATCCTGGCGTTGAACGCCGCGGTGGAAGCCGCCCGCGCCGGCGAACAGGGCCGCGGCTTCGCCGTGGTGGCGCAGGAAGTGCGCACGCTGGCGCAGCGCTCGGCCAGCGCCGCCAAGGACATCAAGCTGCTGATCAACGAGTCGGTCGAGAAGATCGCCAACGGCGGCATGCTGGTGGACGAAGCCGGCAAGACCATGGCGGAGATTGTCGGCAGCATCCGCAACGTCAGCGAGATCATGGAGCAGATCACGGCCGCCAGCAGCGAGCAGGAAGCCGGCATCGAGCAGATCAACCAGGCCATCATGGAAATGGATGGCGTGACGCAGCAGAACGCCGCGCTGGTGGAGGAAGCCGCTGCGGCTGCCGAAGCGCTGCAAGGCCAGTCGGCCCATCTGGCTGAGCTGGTCAGCGTGTTCCAGGTTGATGGCGGGCCGCGTACCGCCAGCGTGTCGCCAATGGCCGCCGCGCGTACTCAGCCGGCGCCTCGCCGCTTGCCGGCATTGCCGCTGCGGACCGCCGCCGCACGTTAA
- a CDS encoding PQQ-dependent sugar dehydrogenase, producing MAFTAFTASAQTADKLYLANCAVCHGAKMEGAIGPTLGEHAWIHGAPTKANLIKIISKGVPEKNMPAWSPTLSAAQIASLADYIAASANKKLAAPAVAPAAAAAKPTATDLLSGFKLPKGFHISVYADGATTARSMVVSDSGIVYAGSRKAGKVYALVPRADKQSAEVVTVAEGLENPIGVTLLNGALYVGEISRVIRFDNIDKRYAQKPSYAVVKTSLPSDKWHGEKVMRAGPDGKLYIPVGAPCNICDTDDTRSAKIYRMNPDGSQLEEVARGVRNTVGFDFHPSTKQLWFTDNGRDELGDNTPSCELNVVTKPNQHFGFPYCHGGVVPDPEFGKNRTCEEFEPPVAKLGPHVAPLGMSFYTGKQFPEIYRNNIFVAEHGSWNRSTKSGYTVHLITLYGNKLVSDTAFIDGFLRGDEVVGRPVDVVTQADGSLLVSDDYGGRIFRVTYDGK from the coding sequence ATGGCGTTCACTGCCTTCACCGCTTCGGCGCAAACCGCCGACAAACTTTATCTAGCCAACTGCGCCGTCTGCCACGGCGCCAAAATGGAAGGCGCCATCGGCCCGACGTTGGGCGAGCACGCCTGGATCCACGGCGCGCCGACCAAGGCCAATCTCATCAAGATCATCAGCAAGGGCGTGCCGGAGAAGAATATGCCGGCCTGGTCGCCAACGCTGAGCGCGGCGCAAATTGCGTCGCTGGCCGATTACATTGCCGCCAGCGCCAACAAGAAGCTGGCTGCGCCTGCGGTGGCCCCTGCCGCCGCAGCGGCCAAGCCGACCGCCACCGACCTGCTGAGCGGTTTCAAGCTGCCGAAGGGTTTCCATATCAGCGTGTATGCGGATGGCGCGACGACGGCGCGCAGCATGGTGGTGTCGGACAGCGGCATTGTCTACGCCGGCTCGCGCAAGGCGGGTAAAGTCTATGCGCTGGTGCCACGTGCGGACAAGCAGTCGGCCGAGGTGGTGACCGTGGCCGAGGGACTGGAAAACCCGATCGGCGTGACGCTGCTGAACGGCGCGCTGTACGTGGGCGAAATCAGCCGCGTGATCCGTTTCGACAACATCGACAAGCGTTATGCGCAGAAGCCGTCGTATGCGGTGGTCAAGACCAGCCTGCCGAGCGACAAGTGGCATGGCGAGAAAGTGATGCGGGCCGGACCGGATGGCAAGCTGTACATTCCGGTCGGCGCGCCGTGCAATATCTGCGATACCGACGACACCAGGAGCGCCAAGATCTACCGCATGAATCCGGACGGCAGCCAGCTGGAGGAAGTGGCGCGCGGCGTGCGCAATACGGTCGGTTTCGATTTCCATCCGTCGACCAAACAGTTGTGGTTCACCGACAATGGCCGCGATGAGCTGGGCGATAACACGCCGTCCTGCGAACTGAACGTGGTGACCAAGCCGAACCAGCATTTCGGTTTCCCGTACTGCCACGGCGGCGTGGTGCCGGATCCTGAATTTGGCAAGAACCGCACCTGCGAGGAGTTCGAGCCGCCGGTCGCCAAGCTGGGGCCGCACGTGGCGCCGCTGGGCATGAGCTTCTACACCGGCAAGCAGTTCCCGGAGATCTATCGCAACAACATCTTCGTGGCCGAGCATGGTTCGTGGAACCGCAGCACCAAGAGCGGCTACACGGTGCATCTGATCACGCTGTACGGTAACAAGCTGGTCAGCGATACCGCCTTTATCGACGGCTTCCTGCGCGGTGACGAGGTGGTGGGCCGGCCGGTGGATGTGGTGACGCAGGCCGATGGTTCGCTGCTGGTGTCCGACGACTACGGCGGCCGCATCTTCCGCGTGACTTACGACGGCAAGTAA